One genomic region from Rhodococcus sp. SBT000017 encodes:
- a CDS encoding DUF2505 domain-containing protein: MPRPIEHSSTVPASADKVHAALTSEQYWKDRIEQIGGPGASLKSVTVGNGTIDVVMTQAVPEEELPSAVTAFKKGDLIIERTESWGPFDGTHADGTFGATVEGAPARITGTTTLDATGETTTIALAGTTEVKVPIFGGKIEAMISEQVLSLIDNEQDFTGNWIAAQANS; this comes from the coding sequence ATGCCTCGCCCCATTGAGCACAGCTCGACTGTGCCCGCCTCCGCCGACAAGGTCCACGCCGCACTGACGTCCGAGCAGTACTGGAAGGACCGCATCGAGCAGATCGGCGGACCGGGTGCCAGCCTGAAGAGCGTCACCGTCGGCAACGGAACCATCGACGTCGTCATGACCCAGGCCGTCCCCGAAGAGGAGTTGCCGTCCGCGGTGACCGCCTTCAAGAAGGGCGACCTCATCATCGAACGCACCGAGAGCTGGGGACCGTTCGACGGCACCCACGCCGACGGCACCTTCGGCGCGACCGTCGAGGGCGCACCCGCGCGCATCACCGGCACCACCACACTCGACGCCACGGGCGAGACGACCACCATCGCGTTGGCCGGCACCACCGAGGTCAAGGTCCCCATCTTCGGCGGCAAGATCGAAGCGATGATCAGCGAGCAGGTGCTCTCGCTCATCGACAACGAACAGGACTTCACCGGTAACTGGATCGCCGCGCAGGCGAACAGCTAG
- a CDS encoding DUF2505 domain-containing protein, giving the protein MARRMNYSARFTHSTQQVYAALSSRDHWDARIEEMRKYSENELKSFEVSDAGIDIVMHHVIPRTELPDIAQTVMKKDMVITRNVHFDAFEEVTAGHYDASIPAGPGSLKGTTSLFPTNGGSTLRTSSEAKVFLPFIGGKLEQLMLVNLIDLWRGEGEVTADWLEKNA; this is encoded by the coding sequence ATGGCTCGCCGAATGAACTACTCCGCCCGGTTCACCCACTCGACGCAGCAGGTCTATGCAGCGCTCTCCAGTCGCGATCACTGGGATGCGCGCATCGAGGAGATGCGTAAGTACTCGGAGAACGAGCTGAAGAGCTTCGAGGTGTCCGACGCCGGAATCGACATCGTGATGCACCACGTCATCCCGCGCACCGAACTGCCCGACATCGCGCAGACGGTGATGAAGAAAGACATGGTCATCACCCGCAACGTGCACTTCGACGCGTTCGAGGAAGTTACCGCGGGCCACTACGACGCGTCGATCCCGGCCGGACCCGGCTCGCTCAAGGGCACCACTTCGCTGTTCCCCACCAACGGCGGTTCGACGCTGCGCACCTCCTCCGAGGCCAAGGTCTTCCTGCCGTTCATCGGCGGCAAGCTCGAGCAGCTCATGCTCGTCAACCTCATCGACCTGTGGCGCGGCGAGGGCGAAGTGACCGCCGACTGGCTCGAAAAGAACGCCTGA